One segment of Flagellimonas marinaquae DNA contains the following:
- a CDS encoding type IV secretory system conjugative DNA transfer family protein, with the protein MKITLLDIGLFLICLFYSYAILEFVQRREKYSILLGGNFIIGLFLFVILHAPIVYILKVLGIGLAAAMVLYIVLNLGKSEKKGKRSDKSYTGDPIKLKTKDGDTIKYYEPLENFLVYGGANAGKTASLGKPLLLEYLKSGYCSFVYDAKEFDYSKTIYGYYNTHEQSSNLFYVNFNDPNKSHRFNPTEPSLFNNSTHFEEVNEQFLRSLKGLHSKDDEWWGAALGLYKGISWMFFKHFPELCTWPHIANFFLHRETSDLVEFLNSDNRAKGYASAFLKVQDSERTLASIQFNLSNYLSKIANNEALCYILTGNDFEYNFVNPEKPISFCVCNSHQISNTLSPVIGALVNIAAKQFDLTNKNPLLFCLDEATTFHIPNFEGLPSLLREFKVAFLMLTQSSSKIEKLYGKLDLNSIHSNFTNKFFGKTGDVNAVKDYQQLFEKVMNEYTSESRNYGQSYSEGTTMTKRKEFKFEADFFSHLQPGEFVGIGGQSNYIDFHKRFVPYDRSLDMEPRTVREKIVTAADLDENLETIINEVKSISI; encoded by the coding sequence ATGAAGATAACCTTACTCGATATTGGCCTTTTCCTGATCTGCCTTTTTTACTCTTATGCTATTTTGGAGTTTGTCCAAAGGAGGGAAAAATACAGCATCCTGTTAGGGGGGAACTTCATTATTGGACTTTTTCTATTTGTGATACTCCACGCACCGATCGTATATATACTTAAGGTCTTGGGGATAGGCCTGGCCGCTGCAATGGTCCTCTATATTGTTTTGAACCTTGGCAAATCTGAAAAAAAAGGGAAACGTTCCGACAAATCCTATACCGGCGACCCGATAAAACTAAAGACCAAAGATGGGGATACCATAAAATATTACGAGCCACTTGAAAATTTTTTGGTGTACGGCGGAGCTAATGCCGGTAAGACGGCCTCCCTCGGAAAACCTTTATTGTTGGAATATCTAAAATCGGGGTATTGCAGTTTTGTTTACGATGCAAAGGAGTTTGACTATTCCAAGACCATTTATGGATATTACAACACCCATGAGCAGAGCTCGAACCTGTTCTATGTGAATTTCAACGACCCGAACAAAAGCCATAGGTTCAATCCGACCGAACCGAGCCTTTTCAACAACAGCACCCATTTTGAGGAAGTAAACGAGCAGTTCCTAAGAAGTTTGAAGGGCCTGCACTCCAAAGACGATGAATGGTGGGGCGCTGCACTTGGTTTGTACAAGGGCATCAGTTGGATGTTCTTCAAACATTTTCCGGAACTGTGCACATGGCCGCATATAGCAAATTTTTTCTTGCACAGGGAAACTTCCGACCTGGTTGAGTTCTTGAATTCTGATAATAGGGCAAAAGGTTACGCTTCCGCGTTCCTTAAGGTACAGGACAGCGAAAGGACATTGGCGTCGATACAGTTCAACCTTAGCAACTATTTGAGCAAGATAGCGAACAACGAGGCTTTGTGCTATATCCTAACGGGAAACGATTTTGAGTACAATTTTGTCAATCCCGAAAAGCCTATCAGTTTTTGTGTTTGCAATTCGCACCAGATCTCCAACACGCTTTCCCCGGTCATAGGGGCCCTGGTCAACATTGCGGCCAAACAATTTGACCTTACAAATAAGAACCCTTTGCTTTTCTGTTTGGACGAAGCTACCACTTTCCACATACCTAATTTTGAGGGATTACCGTCCCTCTTACGTGAGTTCAAGGTTGCTTTCCTGATGTTAACGCAGAGTTCATCGAAAATAGAGAAACTTTATGGGAAACTCGATTTGAATAGCATACATTCAAATTTTACTAACAAGTTTTTTGGCAAGACGGGGGATGTTAACGCCGTTAAGGACTACCAACAACTTTTTGAAAAAGTGATGAACGAATATACCAGCGAATCAAGAAATTACGGCCAGAGCTATTCGGAGGGGACCACTATGACAAAACGCAAGGAATTCAAGTTCGAGGCCGATTTTTTCAGCCATTTACAACCGGGAGAGTTTGTGGGCATCGGGGGCCAGTCCAACTATATCGACTTTCACAAAAGGTTTGTGCCCTACGACCGGTCCCTGGACATGGAACCAAGGACGGTAAGGGAAAAGATCGTTACTGCCGCAGACCTTGACGAGAACCTGGAGACAATAATCAACGAAGTAAAATCCATATCAATTTAA
- a CDS encoding VirB4 family type IV secretion system protein, with product MIVSAEKAYSIDTIYGNTLISTDGNLSKVYVMRMPEKYSLSEKDFDRQHIRNYKAFRSMPENSFVHKQDLGLVKYYDASHLPENNILQRAYKNYVDGRKYLQHQTLLIYTLTGLKMLAPNVVRNPLGYKEKYNKKDLFRIQSFEESVRSSVSILSQGAIELSPIDESELIVYVKEFCNGFTGENTDIDYTGENDKMSILDNKYEILTVPRQEYLPDSISNIIEDFSDQEFVFYKGFMDDFGETFCYNHIYNQIIYFKGHNRIKGDIEASHLTHAQNRGWSKSIEADTEEIGERLKEISQDNSNVLVQANFNLVIWSGDENELRKATEEAKTIFQTNGMEYYRASNVTIQNLWLSSIIGRNTLINEKFLFEQPLKQALCLFTNTSNYVTDDTGILYNERLYGTPVKRDLWDVDKKRINARNSIKIAPTGSGKSFSMLWEIFQELMSGIIVCLIEIGSSGDLFAKLFPDISVQIKFDFDKPLGVNPFRLEPGEEIGNRKIMLLSALCFKFWQKKEYKEDTDHDRAMKKLLRHYYEQIPSGHSFPSFYNFLKSKREMVLLDLEIEERFFDMGSFLHICEDFLPGGMYENVCADTDVTLESQVADKQFIHFELSRIKSDPFLVSIMIHLINYVIDTKILSDRSKRAKIKYDEFAETQELKSVLSDDHVLATVAFLYQKIRKENGGVDIVLQSPTQIPYNQYFKNIIANHQILHVLEGNDLVYKNTRELLELKDHDEYLMKSIENNFKTDRPYSEEYLKIGNKYRNIVRLQVPREIYYAFQTEGNDWDWMQKDYENTGDMEQTIINIIKRKNEKLSIR from the coding sequence ATGATAGTAAGCGCAGAAAAAGCATATTCCATTGATACCATTTACGGTAACACACTTATTTCCACGGACGGAAACCTGTCCAAGGTATATGTTATGCGCATGCCCGAAAAGTACAGCCTTTCGGAAAAGGATTTTGACCGCCAGCACATCCGGAACTATAAGGCATTCAGGTCCATGCCGGAAAATTCCTTTGTCCACAAACAGGACCTGGGACTTGTCAAATACTATGATGCCTCCCATTTGCCCGAAAACAATATCCTCCAGCGTGCCTACAAGAACTATGTGGACGGAAGGAAGTACCTCCAGCACCAGACATTGTTGATCTACACGCTAACGGGCCTCAAAATGCTTGCGCCCAACGTGGTAAGGAACCCTTTGGGGTATAAGGAAAAGTACAATAAAAAGGACCTTTTCAGAATCCAGTCGTTCGAGGAAAGCGTGCGGTCGAGTGTGAGCATCCTATCGCAAGGGGCCATAGAGCTCTCGCCCATCGACGAATCCGAACTGATCGTTTATGTCAAGGAGTTCTGTAACGGCTTCACGGGGGAGAACACCGATATTGATTATACGGGCGAAAACGATAAGATGAGCATACTTGATAACAAGTATGAGATTTTGACCGTTCCCAGGCAGGAATATCTTCCGGATTCGATCTCCAATATCATCGAGGATTTCTCCGATCAGGAATTTGTTTTCTACAAAGGGTTTATGGATGATTTTGGGGAGACCTTCTGTTACAATCACATTTATAACCAGATCATTTATTTCAAGGGACATAACAGGATCAAAGGGGACATCGAGGCTTCGCACCTTACCCATGCCCAGAACCGGGGCTGGAGCAAATCGATTGAGGCCGATACCGAGGAAATTGGAGAGCGCCTTAAGGAAATTTCCCAAGACAATTCCAATGTTCTGGTACAAGCCAATTTCAACCTAGTGATATGGTCCGGGGATGAAAACGAGCTTAGAAAGGCCACAGAAGAGGCCAAGACCATTTTCCAGACCAACGGGATGGAATATTACAGGGCGTCCAATGTAACGATCCAAAACCTATGGCTTTCCTCCATTATTGGACGGAATACCCTGATAAATGAAAAGTTCCTTTTTGAACAACCATTGAAACAGGCTCTATGCCTGTTTACCAACACTTCCAATTATGTAACGGACGATACCGGTATCCTTTATAATGAAAGATTGTACGGGACACCTGTTAAGCGCGATCTGTGGGACGTCGATAAAAAGCGCATCAATGCACGGAACTCGATAAAGATAGCCCCGACCGGTAGTGGTAAAAGTTTTTCGATGTTATGGGAGATCTTCCAAGAGCTGATGTCCGGGATCATAGTTTGCCTGATCGAGATAGGGAGCTCAGGGGATCTCTTTGCAAAATTGTTCCCTGATATTTCGGTACAGATCAAATTCGACTTTGACAAACCCCTTGGGGTTAACCCCTTTCGTTTGGAACCAGGAGAGGAGATCGGGAACAGAAAGATAATGTTGTTGTCGGCCCTTTGCTTCAAGTTTTGGCAAAAGAAGGAGTACAAGGAAGATACGGACCATGATAGGGCCATGAAAAAACTGTTGCGCCACTATTATGAGCAGATACCCAGCGGCCATAGCTTCCCGTCATTTTACAATTTTTTGAAGTCCAAAAGGGAAATGGTCCTTTTGGACCTTGAAATTGAGGAACGTTTCTTCGACATGGGCAGTTTTCTCCATATTTGCGAGGATTTTCTTCCCGGAGGCATGTACGAAAACGTATGTGCAGACACGGACGTTACCCTGGAGAGCCAGGTGGCCGATAAGCAATTCATCCATTTTGAACTTAGCAGGATAAAGAGCGACCCTTTCTTGGTTTCCATCATGATCCATTTGATAAACTATGTGATCGACACCAAGATCTTGAGCGATCGTAGCAAAAGGGCCAAGATCAAATATGATGAGTTTGCGGAGACCCAGGAATTGAAGTCCGTTTTATCGGACGACCACGTTTTGGCAACGGTGGCCTTTTTGTACCAAAAGATCAGAAAGGAAAACGGAGGTGTGGACATTGTTCTGCAATCGCCAACACAGATACCCTATAACCAATATTTTAAGAACATCATTGCCAACCACCAGATCTTGCACGTCCTGGAGGGCAACGATTTGGTCTATAAGAACACAAGGGAACTTTTGGAACTAAAGGACCACGACGAATATTTGATGAAGTCGATAGAGAACAACTTCAAAACGGACAGGCCCTATTCGGAGGAATACCTTAAAATCGGCAACAAGTACCGTAACATAGTCAGGCTGCAAGTGCCAAGGGAAATCTATTACGCTTTCCAAACAGAGGGCAACGATTGGGACTGGATGCAGAAGGACTATGAAAATACGGGAGATATGGAACAGACTATAATAAACATTATCAAGAGAAAAAATGAGAAACTTAGTATTCGTTAG
- the traM gene encoding conjugative transposon protein TraM, translated as MSKNKIKILILAVIGVVSIITIVVSMDEGAPKEEFQNTVPISLKEDNFSYDDVTNAYDKAKKNGEFEKTETRDSNVYSEENDPKVLELQRQIELLEEKRNGTGGNGNVQGNNVQENRPLTEAEKEAIYRSELLRAREERLARSQDYSAPPSEPETTGPVESMLEFQAAIYRDQFILPGDRVTLILTQPVTYKGNVFKKNTFIYANANIQGSRVLLNVTNIDHVPIGLVAKDVQDGNIGMYSERAGQLWREFQADAQTQGINDVTGEISQQTNVPLVGTAIRAFGNFFRKKKYKEKDKILLVNNDKLILTTPLNTRL; from the coding sequence ATGAGCAAAAATAAAATTAAGATACTCATACTTGCCGTCATTGGGGTTGTTTCAATCATAACGATCGTGGTTTCCATGGACGAAGGAGCCCCGAAGGAGGAATTTCAGAACACTGTTCCCATTTCGTTGAAGGAGGATAATTTTTCCTATGATGATGTTACCAATGCTTACGACAAAGCCAAGAAAAACGGGGAATTTGAAAAGACCGAGACCCGGGACAGCAATGTTTATTCTGAGGAAAACGACCCCAAGGTGCTGGAGCTCCAGAGACAGATTGAACTATTGGAGGAAAAAAGGAACGGGACCGGGGGCAACGGGAATGTCCAGGGAAACAACGTTCAGGAAAACCGTCCATTGACCGAGGCGGAAAAAGAGGCGATTTACCGATCCGAGCTTCTTAGGGCAAGGGAGGAACGCCTGGCCAGATCTCAGGACTATTCAGCACCACCGAGCGAACCCGAGACCACGGGACCGGTCGAAAGCATGTTGGAGTTCCAAGCGGCCATCTATCGAGACCAGTTTATTCTTCCTGGGGACAGGGTAACGCTCATCCTTACACAGCCCGTAACCTACAAGGGAAACGTATTCAAAAAGAACACATTCATTTACGCCAACGCAAACATCCAAGGTTCACGGGTATTGCTCAATGTTACCAACATCGACCACGTTCCCATTGGGTTGGTGGCAAAGGATGTCCAGGACGGCAATATCGGGATGTACAGCGAAAGGGCCGGACAGTTGTGGAGGGAGTTCCAAGCGGATGCCCAGACCCAGGGCATCAATGACGTAACCGGGGAAATTTCCCAACAGACCAATGTGCCACTGGTAGGAACCGCGATCAGGGCGTTCGGAAATTTTTTTAGGAAGAAAAAGTATAAGGAGAAGGACAAGATCTTACTTGTGAACAACGACAAATTGATCTTGACCACACCGTTAAACACGAGACTATGA
- a CDS encoding DUF4138 domain-containing protein, translating to MRNSYLLIFLLAGCLAMAQNDTIQVSTSTAVVIFPTDISDRILGDDITFFMSEQNDGGSAFSRRILKLYYNESPNAKNRYTNLTVITTNGNSYEFTLEYQKKPSKKTWYIKPDQAVTNILGTPVNSNYQKETATAESDMPTGSGTNGTITDDKIPEVEAETEETISEAAKPTKELYETDKEEYYRLRSYYMQFDKAKLPRFFARSGDVFLWLKGVYFNEDEIYLQFRLENQESIDFDLNFLKFSIATSYKKSSSNQKTEILPAFRYKVPKEVKGNTENHFVVVFKKFSLDRNKVLVVDLAEENGNRNLSLEIDHNLINNPFKI from the coding sequence ATGAGAAACAGCTATTTACTTATTTTTTTGTTGGCAGGTTGCTTGGCAATGGCCCAAAACGATACCATCCAAGTTTCGACCAGTACGGCGGTCGTGATTTTTCCCACTGATATATCGGATCGGATATTGGGGGATGACATTACCTTTTTTATGTCGGAGCAGAACGACGGTGGCAGTGCTTTTTCCAGAAGGATCCTGAAACTTTATTACAATGAAAGCCCCAATGCGAAAAACCGCTATACCAACCTTACGGTAATCACGACAAACGGAAATTCCTACGAGTTTACCTTGGAGTATCAAAAAAAACCATCCAAAAAAACATGGTATATCAAGCCTGATCAGGCCGTTACCAACATACTTGGCACGCCCGTAAATTCCAATTACCAGAAAGAAACGGCCACGGCCGAAAGTGATATGCCAACTGGTTCCGGAACCAACGGAACTATCACGGATGATAAAATTCCGGAGGTCGAAGCGGAGACGGAAGAAACGATCAGTGAAGCCGCCAAACCTACCAAAGAGCTCTACGAGACCGATAAGGAAGAATATTACCGGTTAAGATCTTACTATATGCAATTCGACAAGGCCAAGCTGCCCCGCTTTTTTGCCCGTTCCGGCGATGTTTTCCTATGGTTGAAAGGGGTTTATTTCAATGAGGATGAAATCTATCTCCAGTTCAGACTGGAAAACCAGGAAAGCATCGATTTTGATCTGAATTTCCTGAAATTCAGTATTGCCACCTCCTATAAAAAGAGCAGTAGCAACCAAAAGACGGAAATCCTTCCTGCATTTCGCTATAAAGTTCCCAAGGAGGTCAAGGGAAACACTGAGAATCATTTTGTTGTGGTATTCAAAAAGTTTTCCCTGGACCGAAATAAAGTGTTGGTCGTCGATCTGGCCGAAGAAAACGGCAATAGGAACCTATCTTTAGAAATTGACCACAATCTTATCAATAACCCTTTCAAAATTTGA
- a CDS encoding conjugal transfer protein TraO has product MSKMASMITLLFLLITICAKAQMRGNLASSVGVSGGYVEDGFAAMGTFNFHPNRFQYFQISVLAAFAKDKGTNDIPYNIFTIQPGVYYRVYISPRRKNFSVFLGGGGLFGYEVINNGSNELPNGAIINGKSQFIYGAYLGGEAEIALSNDFSFLIKANEYYHVNSDVGNFYPYAGVGLRYFLF; this is encoded by the coding sequence ATGAGCAAGATGGCCTCTATGATAACATTATTGTTCCTATTGATCACCATTTGCGCAAAAGCGCAAATGAGGGGAAACCTGGCCTCTTCTGTCGGGGTTAGCGGTGGTTACGTGGAAGATGGTTTTGCGGCAATGGGAACGTTCAATTTCCACCCCAACCGTTTTCAATATTTTCAGATCAGTGTATTGGCGGCCTTTGCCAAGGACAAGGGCACGAACGACATACCCTACAATATTTTTACCATTCAGCCAGGCGTATATTACAGAGTGTATATATCGCCCAGACGCAAGAATTTCAGCGTTTTTCTTGGCGGGGGTGGGCTTTTTGGTTACGAGGTAATCAACAACGGTAGCAACGAACTGCCCAACGGGGCCATTATCAACGGAAAGAGCCAATTCATTTACGGCGCATATTTGGGCGGAGAGGCCGAGATTGCCCTTAGCAACGATTTTTCATTTTTGATAAAAGCAAACGAATACTATCATGTAAACTCAGATGTGGGCAACTTTTATCCCTATGCGGGGGTAGGGTTGCGCTACTTTTTATTTTAG
- a CDS encoding TraQ conjugal transfer family protein — protein MKKITPLHIVSLCLFCLVLILACSKDFDSIVQDSFDFSFTEDHENDGFVFEATKTDFSLKPEKVVTTVAYFMKYSIENGKGYYLTSENDTIRQNDTIFVADFDMSFNYMPIDTGAHKVKVLAWDSNKLEKELELIYNTSYASFSFLLNKGTDDFIINSKNPVSATLLRDKDTGDPTNAGNQEFEVSYQLENGTGKLYLGDDSYAPGNSFVLPKGVTDFGYLPETLGEHRLTMTAKAPDGATITRELVMVVGNLNFTFRATAASTQVELDTNIAINIDLQTQDEESDVTYDISHSFSVGSEGGGTVRDQNGGVMDAGTFRPIEPGNYNFTFKDDVLGQRKIYFDVRDSNGQTKRDSVEIEVANIPFTFSGNAESNQVFVNQRTQLNFNIKSNGNTSNIEYFLTYNITEGNGKVRGVNGDNIQNNTDYQVGLGNFSLFYTPETLGNHKISFLITDNYGQEVGPVEIDLEAKQLELDFNASANSSEVLVGQRGAISLSLIEKGDYDGVTYELNYFITGGDGQLYNGNSPIAPSQYFTVTPGSFAYDFIGQQAGTYEISFLLRDSNGQILEEQVTVVVGNNDFSVTMTPSKATEFSNNPVGIIVNIDEVPDGANDTYSAFYSSSQNGSMMVNGVSYGPGENFPLSPGSNNITYTGLEPGQHNIVLSVESGSDVTRTANTTITFDQVDFTFTGGSQSSDISVGEITSLNFNISESVGSSDYTMRFTMNGNAIIKDSNGNVVSPGNIYNVPKGNFNWSLEGTDDGNISMTFYAKNDTGLEKSVNISVGVAAKDYNFTASGSTQQAYTEEEIDVNFNISEIGIGGDTYEMYFSVSGNNGSFLYSGTTYSAGESFTVPVGSFSGKYTGTTEGNHNITFTVRSSSDVEKTANINVNYEVYEEPFTLNISQSSQDKYINDPFDITAITNATSGHDPSVTYTMVFTFTGASAGTMRYKGITYSEGETIPLDYGSAPMQFTPETDESFVINFLIENSTGQSQTESESIQMFKRPTVSAKGEKHNISCGGLNGCDYQVRIYTCFSANCSEAYNGASLEQVEIRILNRGTNNWDTKILNYNDAKGSGVDRYFEMETEPSEGKLKYLDQPYEVRVRDSNGQWSDWTSGSVVRV, from the coding sequence ATGAAAAAAATTACCCCACTCCACATAGTTTCTCTATGCCTGTTTTGTCTTGTCCTTATCCTGGCTTGCAGCAAGGATTTCGATAGCATTGTACAGGATTCTTTTGATTTCAGCTTTACAGAGGACCACGAAAACGATGGCTTTGTTTTTGAGGCCACCAAGACAGATTTTTCCCTGAAACCCGAGAAAGTGGTAACGACCGTCGCTTACTTCATGAAGTACAGTATAGAGAACGGTAAAGGATATTATTTGACTTCGGAGAATGACACCATACGCCAAAACGATACGATCTTTGTGGCGGATTTCGATATGTCCTTCAACTATATGCCCATTGACACAGGGGCCCATAAGGTCAAGGTCCTTGCCTGGGATTCCAACAAACTGGAAAAGGAACTGGAGCTAATTTACAATACCAGCTATGCAAGTTTCAGCTTCCTTCTCAACAAGGGCACGGACGATTTTATAATCAACAGCAAGAACCCCGTAAGCGCCACCCTTTTAAGGGACAAGGATACCGGGGACCCCACCAATGCCGGCAATCAGGAATTTGAGGTTTCCTACCAACTGGAAAACGGTACCGGCAAGCTCTATTTGGGCGATGATTCCTATGCCCCGGGGAATTCCTTTGTGCTTCCCAAGGGAGTTACGGATTTCGGCTATCTGCCAGAGACGCTTGGCGAGCATAGATTGACGATGACGGCCAAGGCTCCAGATGGTGCCACCATCACAAGGGAGCTTGTCATGGTAGTCGGCAATCTGAACTTTACCTTTAGGGCCACAGCAGCCTCCACCCAGGTCGAGCTCGATACCAACATTGCCATCAATATCGACCTCCAGACCCAGGACGAGGAAAGCGATGTAACCTATGACATCAGCCACTCCTTTTCCGTTGGCAGTGAGGGAGGCGGGACCGTCCGGGACCAGAACGGAGGGGTTATGGATGCCGGAACGTTCAGGCCCATTGAACCGGGCAATTACAATTTTACCTTTAAGGACGATGTTCTTGGCCAGCGCAAGATATATTTTGATGTGCGCGACAGCAACGGGCAGACGAAAAGGGACAGTGTTGAAATCGAGGTCGCAAACATCCCATTTACCTTTAGTGGAAATGCGGAGAGCAACCAGGTTTTCGTAAACCAAAGGACACAGCTCAACTTCAATATCAAATCCAATGGGAATACATCGAACATAGAGTATTTCCTTACCTATAACATTACTGAGGGAAACGGTAAAGTTAGAGGGGTAAACGGCGACAATATCCAGAACAATACGGACTATCAGGTCGGTCTTGGAAACTTTTCACTTTTCTATACCCCGGAAACCTTGGGGAACCACAAGATCAGTTTTCTTATAACGGACAATTACGGCCAAGAAGTGGGGCCGGTGGAAATTGATCTGGAGGCGAAGCAACTGGAGCTGGACTTCAACGCTTCGGCCAATAGCAGCGAGGTGCTTGTGGGCCAACGGGGGGCCATATCCCTAAGCCTGATAGAGAAAGGAGATTACGATGGCGTTACCTATGAGCTCAATTATTTTATTACGGGCGGGGACGGCCAGCTCTACAATGGAAATTCACCCATTGCGCCAAGCCAGTATTTCACCGTAACGCCGGGTAGTTTCGCCTATGATTTTATAGGTCAACAGGCCGGCACCTATGAGATTTCCTTTTTGCTCCGGGACAGCAACGGCCAGATTTTGGAGGAGCAGGTTACGGTTGTCGTGGGCAACAATGATTTTAGCGTTACCATGACTCCCTCAAAGGCCACCGAGTTTTCCAACAACCCCGTTGGCATCATCGTTAACATCGATGAAGTTCCGGACGGGGCGAACGACACCTATTCGGCCTTTTATTCATCGAGCCAAAACGGGTCAATGATGGTCAATGGGGTCTCATATGGACCAGGGGAAAATTTCCCATTGTCCCCAGGCTCGAACAACATTACATATACCGGACTTGAGCCTGGCCAGCATAATATCGTGCTAAGCGTTGAATCAGGATCAGACGTTACACGTACTGCCAATACGACCATTACCTTTGACCAGGTGGACTTTACGTTTACGGGCGGATCACAGAGCTCCGATATTTCCGTTGGGGAAATCACTTCCCTGAACTTCAACATTTCGGAGAGTGTGGGGTCGTCCGACTATACTATGCGGTTCACCATGAACGGCAACGCCATCATCAAGGATTCCAATGGAAACGTAGTGAGCCCGGGCAACATCTATAATGTGCCCAAGGGGAACTTCAACTGGAGCTTGGAGGGCACGGACGATGGTAATATAAGCATGACCTTTTATGCAAAGAACGACACAGGACTTGAAAAGTCGGTAAATATCTCCGTTGGTGTTGCGGCAAAAGACTATAATTTTACAGCTTCTGGATCCACCCAACAAGCGTACACCGAAGAGGAAATCGATGTCAACTTTAATATTTCCGAAATCGGGATTGGCGGGGACACCTACGAAATGTATTTCTCCGTAAGTGGCAACAATGGATCCTTCCTGTATTCCGGCACAACGTATTCCGCAGGGGAGAGCTTTACCGTTCCGGTCGGTTCCTTTTCAGGCAAATACACAGGGACCACAGAGGGCAACCATAATATTACCTTTACGGTACGTTCCTCTTCCGATGTGGAAAAAACCGCCAACATCAATGTGAATTACGAGGTGTACGAAGAGCCGTTCACGCTCAATATCAGCCAGTCCTCCCAGGACAAGTACATCAATGACCCATTTGATATTACCGCTATCACAAATGCCACCTCCGGCCACGACCCAAGTGTTACCTATACAATGGTGTTCACCTTTACAGGGGCCAGTGCAGGGACTATGCGTTATAAGGGCATTACATATAGTGAGGGGGAAACGATTCCCCTTGATTATGGCAGCGCACCGATGCAGTTCACTCCCGAGACGGACGAGAGCTTTGTAATCAATTTCTTGATAGAAAACTCCACTGGACAGTCCCAGACCGAGAGTGAGTCTATACAAATGTTCAAAAGGCCGACCGTTTCCGCAAAAGGAGAGAAACACAACATCAGTTGCGGCGGGCTTAATGGATGCGATTATCAGGTAAGGATATACACTTGCTTCAGCGCCAATTGTTCCGAGGCATACAATGGGGCGAGTTTGGAACAAGTAGAGATTAGAATTCTCAATAGGGGAACGAACAATTGGGACACGAAAATATTGAACTACAATGATGCCAAGGGAAGCGGCGTGGACAGATATTTTGAGATGGAGACTGAACCATCAGAGGGCAAACTTAAATATCTCGATCAACCCTATGAAGTAAGGGTAAGGGATTCCAATGGCCAATGGAGTGATTGGACTTCGGGATCGGTTGTTAGGGTTTGA
- a CDS encoding M23 family metallopeptidase produces the protein MPKPKHHILCAFLLLGLFPAPQLSLMAQASSHNKMGEMVDKFLSKSESYDDVERLLDILDNDIHLYSDKFQFVPSINPLNPDRLKRFSSKFGKRFHPIDKKEKTHFGIDISAKAGTPIHAAASGTVKSAVESNKGYGNQVIIEHRYGFKSRYAHMYLFVVKKDQTVKKGDIIGFVGSTGKSTANHIHYEIWKNEIRIDPYPFCFLDF, from the coding sequence ATGCCGAAACCGAAACACCATATTTTATGCGCTTTCCTACTTTTGGGGCTTTTTCCGGCACCCCAGTTATCGTTGATGGCCCAGGCCAGTTCCCACAACAAAATGGGCGAAATGGTGGACAAGTTCCTGTCCAAGTCCGAGTCTTATGATGATGTTGAAAGGCTCTTGGACATATTAGACAACGATATTCACTTATATAGCGATAAGTTTCAGTTTGTGCCGTCCATTAATCCCTTGAATCCGGACCGGTTGAAACGTTTTTCCAGTAAATTTGGCAAAAGGTTCCACCCCATCGATAAAAAGGAAAAAACCCACTTTGGCATTGATATTTCAGCTAAAGCGGGCACCCCCATCCATGCGGCCGCATCTGGAACCGTCAAGAGCGCCGTTGAATCGAACAAGGGTTATGGCAACCAGGTCATCATCGAACACCGTTACGGCTTTAAATCACGTTATGCCCATATGTATCTGTTTGTTGTCAAAAAAGACCAGACGGTAAAAAAAGGGGATATCATAGGGTTTGTGGGAAGTACCGGTAAGAGTACCGCCAACCATATTCATTATGAGATATGGAAAAATGAAATTAGGATAGACCCCTATCCTTTCTGTTTTCTTGATTTTTGA